A part of Saliniradius amylolyticus genomic DNA contains:
- the tilS gene encoding tRNA lysidine(34) synthetase TilS → MSLYHELIAGMTEVLECNEPQVLAVGYSGGVDSQVLLHLLAQTRKHYPQHRYLAVHIHHGLSPNADSWLAHCQYWAEQWQFEFYYRCVELSNQSRSSLEAEARTARYQAFDALLPAKTHVLLAQHQDDQLETVLLQLKRGAGPKGLAGMPEHGRRGELFLHRPLLGSSQAAILAYAHEHGLTWVEDESNSDPAYERNFLRQEILPLMTERWPQLAATVARSAELCGEQQALLDDLADELLKSLQLATEQLDAQALRTLPEAKRNLVIRRWLEKLSVPMPPRHLLQRLERELLGAADDGMPCLAWQDYQLRRFQQRLYCCPRTEPPRPWAHSWNGAEAFRLPDGRLIQVTTDTDEPGVAQVVLDRYAEVGQGTLNQSFKPQGSPRSKPLKQWFKLWQLPPWERSQCVWLRKNGRILALWGRGWVKQADIEPGQATLPVVVRQGGKELS, encoded by the coding sequence ATGAGTCTCTATCACGAACTTATCGCCGGAATGACAGAGGTGCTTGAGTGCAATGAACCTCAGGTCCTTGCTGTGGGTTATAGTGGTGGGGTGGACTCCCAGGTGCTGTTGCACCTGCTGGCTCAGACTCGTAAGCACTATCCTCAACATCGTTATCTGGCCGTGCATATTCATCATGGTTTAAGCCCTAATGCCGATAGCTGGTTGGCTCATTGTCAGTATTGGGCAGAGCAGTGGCAGTTTGAATTTTATTATCGTTGCGTTGAGTTATCCAATCAATCCCGCTCTAGCCTTGAAGCCGAAGCACGAACGGCTCGCTACCAGGCTTTTGATGCACTTCTGCCTGCAAAAACCCATGTGTTACTGGCCCAGCATCAGGATGACCAATTGGAAACGGTGCTGCTGCAGCTCAAGCGTGGCGCTGGCCCTAAAGGGCTGGCCGGTATGCCTGAACACGGCAGACGCGGTGAATTGTTTTTACACCGGCCATTATTAGGCTCCAGCCAGGCGGCAATTCTCGCCTACGCCCATGAACACGGACTGACCTGGGTGGAAGATGAATCCAATAGTGACCCAGCCTACGAACGCAATTTCTTGCGTCAGGAAATTCTGCCACTGATGACGGAGCGTTGGCCGCAGTTGGCTGCCACAGTTGCGCGCAGTGCCGAGCTCTGCGGCGAACAGCAAGCCTTGCTGGATGATCTTGCCGATGAGCTGCTCAAGTCGCTACAACTTGCGACGGAGCAGCTTGATGCCCAGGCACTCAGAACATTACCAGAGGCCAAGCGCAATCTGGTTATCCGTCGCTGGTTGGAGAAGCTCAGTGTGCCTATGCCGCCCCGACATCTTTTACAACGTCTGGAACGTGAATTACTTGGCGCTGCCGACGATGGGATGCCTTGCCTGGCGTGGCAGGATTATCAGTTACGGCGTTTTCAGCAGCGCCTGTATTGTTGTCCGCGTACTGAGCCACCCCGACCATGGGCTCATTCCTGGAACGGAGCGGAGGCTTTTCGGTTACCCGATGGACGGCTTATTCAGGTCACGACCGACACGGACGAGCCGGGTGTGGCTCAGGTGGTACTGGACCGATACGCGGAAGTTGGACAAGGTACCTTAAATCAGTCTTTTAAGCCTCAAGGCAGCCCCCGTAGCAAGCCGCTAAAGCAATGGTTTAAGTTGTGGCAGCTGCCGCCGTGGGAGCGCTCTCAGTGTGTATGGCTACGCAAAAATGGCCGTATCCTGGCGCTCTGGGGACGGGGATGGGTGAAGCAGGCTGATATTGAGCCGGGCCAGGCCACCTTGCCGGTTGTTGTCCGTCAAGGCGGCAAGGAACTGTCTTAA
- a CDS encoding cation:proton antiporter — translation MEQNVVNILLLMTVAVLAVWSFRRVQLPPILAYLVTGIIAGPEVLSLFEDVERIHLIAELGIVFLLFTLGLEFSLPKMLAMRNLVFGVGAGQMLLTTAFFTGIALLFGLPLTQSILVGSVVALSSTAIVIKQLSEGGDLNTHRAQMSVSVLLFQDLAVVPLLIVIPLLAGSGGDSLTIAISMAVVKGILVIAILFAVGKWLLPRVFSEVARTRTDELFVLTAILVTLLAAGMTYSFGLSMALGAFLAGMMLSESQYRYQLEADIRPFRDILMGLFFITIGMALPLAPLADNGHWVLLTVAGVMVAKVVLIRIAAWIFKAPKADAWAAGIKLCQLGEFSFVLSSLATTQGLFSQELNAFIVSVGVISMLMTPYLIKNSRRFALNLTQSGPVDDDLLPDAEGKYQDHVLILGFGRVGQSVSRMLSVEEVPYVVIDVDPMRVQESRNAGEPVYYGDCCSKDVLAAVGFDKAKMAIVTFDEHARALRVLNTFQQLNPQLPVVVRTRKDYRMEELYQAGASQVVPEILEGSLMLVSQVLHLSGIPMRRILKRVREERKGRYNHLHGFYPGETTEVNYESQSKLEFLHAVILSADAWAVGKTLGEVNLPGLRVKLKGLRRDNQTLPEPGPDTRLLANDVLVISGKPRRVERAERHMLEGH, via the coding sequence ATGGAACAAAATGTTGTCAATATCCTACTGTTAATGACGGTGGCGGTGTTAGCGGTCTGGTCTTTTCGTCGGGTTCAGCTCCCGCCCATTCTGGCTTACCTGGTCACCGGTATAATTGCGGGCCCTGAAGTACTCAGTTTGTTTGAGGATGTGGAGCGCATCCATCTTATCGCCGAGCTTGGTATTGTGTTTCTGCTGTTCACCTTGGGGCTGGAATTTTCTTTGCCGAAGATGTTGGCCATGCGCAACCTGGTGTTTGGGGTTGGTGCCGGTCAGATGCTGCTGACAACCGCCTTTTTTACCGGTATTGCGTTGTTATTTGGGTTGCCGCTGACTCAGTCTATTCTAGTAGGGTCGGTCGTGGCTCTTTCCTCGACGGCCATCGTCATCAAGCAATTGAGTGAAGGGGGAGACCTCAATACCCACCGGGCACAAATGTCGGTCAGTGTTCTGTTGTTCCAGGATTTGGCCGTGGTGCCGCTGTTAATTGTCATCCCTCTACTGGCCGGCTCCGGCGGAGACAGTTTAACCATCGCTATCTCCATGGCGGTTGTTAAGGGAATTTTGGTGATCGCTATTCTGTTTGCTGTCGGTAAGTGGTTACTACCGAGAGTGTTCAGTGAAGTTGCGAGAACTCGTACCGACGAGCTGTTTGTGTTAACCGCGATATTAGTGACCCTACTGGCTGCGGGGATGACCTATTCATTCGGTTTATCCATGGCGCTGGGGGCCTTTCTGGCGGGCATGATGCTCAGTGAAAGCCAATACCGCTATCAGTTGGAAGCCGACATCCGACCGTTTCGCGACATCCTGATGGGACTCTTTTTTATTACTATTGGCATGGCATTGCCGCTGGCACCTCTGGCAGACAATGGTCACTGGGTGTTGCTAACGGTGGCGGGTGTCATGGTAGCCAAAGTGGTGTTAATTCGTATTGCAGCCTGGATCTTTAAGGCACCTAAGGCCGATGCCTGGGCGGCGGGCATTAAGCTCTGTCAGTTAGGTGAATTCAGTTTTGTGCTTTCATCGCTGGCCACCACTCAGGGTTTATTCTCTCAGGAACTGAACGCTTTTATTGTTTCGGTAGGAGTGATCAGCATGTTGATGACACCTTATTTGATAAAAAATAGTCGCCGGTTTGCACTCAACCTGACGCAGAGTGGTCCAGTGGACGATGACCTGTTGCCGGACGCCGAAGGCAAATATCAGGACCACGTACTGATCCTCGGCTTTGGCCGGGTAGGACAGTCGGTTAGCCGGATGCTCAGTGTGGAAGAGGTTCCGTATGTGGTTATCGACGTGGATCCCATGCGGGTACAAGAGAGCCGCAACGCCGGGGAGCCGGTATACTATGGCGACTGTTGCAGCAAGGATGTACTCGCGGCAGTGGGCTTCGATAAGGCCAAGATGGCAATTGTTACGTTCGACGAGCATGCCAGAGCCCTTCGGGTACTGAATACCTTCCAACAACTCAATCCTCAGCTGCCCGTGGTGGTGAGAACCCGTAAAGACTATCGCATGGAGGAGCTCTACCAAGCCGGGGCATCGCAGGTGGTCCCGGAAATTCTGGAAGGCAGCTTGATGTTAGTGTCTCAGGTGTTGCACTTATCCGGTATTCCCATGCGCCGGATCCTTAAGCGGGTGCGCGAAGAGCGTAAGGGACGCTATAACCACCTGCATGGCTTTTACCCCGGGGAAACGACTGAGGTCAACTACGAGAGTCAGAGTAAGCTGGAGTTTTTGCATGCGGTGATTTTAAGCGCCGATGCCTGGGCAGTGGGTAAAACGTTGGGTGAAGTCAATTTACCGGGGTTGCGGGTGAAGCTGAAAGGCTTAAGGCGTGACAATCAGACTCTACCAGAACCCGGCCCGGATACGCGACTGCTGGCTAATGATGTGTTGGTGATCTCGGGCAAGCCACGTCGAGTCGAGCGGGCCGAGCGGCATATGCTGGAAGGTCATTAG
- a CDS encoding proline--tRNA ligase, translating to MRSSHYLLATKKETPADAEVISHQLMLRAGMIRKLASGLYTWLPTGLKVLNKVSAIVRDEMERAGAIEVLMPMVQSADLWQESGRWEEYGPELLRIKDRHQRDFLLGPTHEEVITNLVSREISSYKQLPINLFQVQTKFRDEVRPRFGVMRGREFLMKDAYSFHLSDECLNKTYERMFQAYCNIFERIGLDFRPVIADTGSIGGSVSHEFHVLAQSGEDAIAFSNQSDYAANVELAEALAPSAERPAPSAEMKLVDTPDAKTIEQLVEQFGLPIEQTIKTLIVKASEDIDAGYVALIVRGDHQLNEIKAEKLPEVASPLEFATEEQIRAEIGAGPGSLGPVNLNLPVIIDHSVAVLADFGAGANQDGQHYFNINWERDLPLPKSADLRNVVAGDASPDGKGELEIKRGIEVGHIFQLGDKYSKAMNCGVLTESGKHQTLNMGCYGIGISRIVAATIEQNHDKFGIIWPDAIAPFRVALIPMNMHKSHRIKDAAESLYRQLRDAGVDVFFDDRKERPGVMFADMELLGIPHQIVIGERNLDQNQVEYKNRQSGEKQSLPLEQVLDFIHKL from the coding sequence ATGCGCAGTAGTCACTATTTACTAGCTACCAAAAAAGAAACCCCGGCCGATGCCGAGGTCATCAGCCACCAGCTGATGCTCAGAGCCGGTATGATCCGGAAGCTGGCTTCAGGCTTGTATACCTGGCTTCCGACGGGCCTTAAGGTGCTGAATAAAGTCTCCGCCATCGTACGTGATGAGATGGAACGAGCTGGCGCCATAGAAGTGCTGATGCCAATGGTGCAGTCTGCCGACTTGTGGCAGGAGTCCGGCCGCTGGGAAGAATACGGCCCGGAGCTGTTACGAATCAAAGATCGCCATCAACGCGATTTCCTGCTTGGCCCGACTCACGAAGAAGTCATTACTAACCTGGTCAGCCGGGAAATCAGTAGCTATAAGCAGTTGCCCATTAACCTGTTCCAGGTGCAAACCAAGTTTCGCGACGAGGTGCGCCCGCGCTTTGGCGTGATGCGTGGCCGGGAATTCCTGATGAAAGACGCCTACTCTTTCCACCTCAGCGACGAGTGCCTGAACAAGACCTATGAGCGTATGTTCCAGGCCTACTGTAATATCTTTGAGCGTATCGGCCTGGATTTCCGTCCGGTAATCGCCGATACCGGCAGCATTGGCGGTAGCGTGTCACATGAATTCCATGTGCTGGCCCAGTCTGGTGAAGACGCCATTGCCTTTAGCAACCAGTCTGACTACGCGGCCAACGTGGAGTTGGCCGAAGCGCTGGCTCCAAGCGCCGAACGCCCGGCACCGAGCGCCGAAATGAAACTGGTGGACACACCAGATGCTAAGACCATTGAGCAGTTAGTCGAGCAGTTCGGGTTACCCATAGAACAAACCATTAAGACCTTGATAGTCAAAGCATCTGAGGACATCGACGCCGGCTATGTAGCCCTAATAGTCCGCGGCGACCATCAGCTCAACGAAATTAAAGCCGAGAAACTGCCTGAGGTAGCCAGTCCCTTAGAATTTGCCACTGAGGAGCAGATTCGCGCTGAAATAGGCGCAGGACCAGGCTCCTTGGGGCCGGTTAATCTGAACCTGCCGGTGATCATTGACCACAGTGTCGCAGTGCTGGCCGACTTTGGCGCCGGAGCCAATCAGGACGGTCAACATTACTTTAATATCAACTGGGAGCGGGACCTGCCGCTGCCAAAGAGCGCTGACCTTCGCAATGTGGTTGCCGGTGATGCATCGCCGGATGGCAAGGGTGAACTGGAAATCAAGCGCGGCATTGAAGTGGGCCATATCTTCCAACTGGGGGATAAATATTCCAAGGCCATGAACTGTGGCGTACTGACCGAATCGGGTAAACATCAGACCCTGAATATGGGCTGTTACGGCATCGGTATTTCCCGCATCGTTGCCGCCACCATTGAACAAAATCATGACAAGTTCGGCATTATCTGGCCCGACGCTATTGCCCCCTTCCGTGTGGCATTGATCCCCATGAATATGCATAAGTCTCATCGCATCAAAGATGCCGCCGAAAGCCTGTATCGTCAGTTACGGGATGCCGGCGTGGATGTATTTTTCGATGATCGCAAGGAACGCCCCGGAGTGATGTTTGCCGATATGGAGCTATTGGGGATTCCCCATCAGATCGTTATCGGTGAGCGCAACCTGGATCAAAATCAGGTGGAGTACAAAAACCGTCAAAGTGGTGAGAAGCAGTCTCTGCCATTGGAGCAGGTGCTAGACTTTATTCACAAACTCTGA
- a CDS encoding GGDEF domain-containing protein, translating into MEQLIPANDNTVAQGFFTFSTNREVLTDSHRLALLQTLLAATDTQSLINDFFQELQCWLAIESVELISAESSVRSGRPRPSLRYLDFPCEESTQSECSLRYGVLEPLSVWQRSLLGVLHETVRLPLQHMLQQERLKHLARRDHLTGLGNRAHFDDSINTFMHRAERDGKAFGLLVLDLDKFKQINDTHGHCEGDTVLVALASAIRVSLRGTDQAFRLGGDEFCCLVDDDKAATLESVAERIRHNMQSQPILSKHKLTCSIGFSLLSDDDDARRLLHRADKALYREKHR; encoded by the coding sequence TTGGAACAACTCATCCCAGCTAACGATAACACAGTTGCACAGGGCTTTTTTACTTTCAGTACTAATCGGGAAGTCCTTACAGACAGCCACCGTCTAGCTCTGCTGCAAACACTGCTTGCGGCCACCGATACTCAGAGCCTGATCAACGATTTTTTTCAAGAGCTTCAATGTTGGCTGGCCATCGAGTCCGTCGAACTTATCAGTGCCGAGAGCTCCGTTCGCTCTGGGCGGCCACGTCCGTCACTGCGCTATCTGGACTTCCCATGTGAGGAGTCGACTCAAAGTGAGTGCAGCCTTCGTTACGGCGTTCTTGAACCTCTGTCAGTCTGGCAACGCAGCTTGCTGGGTGTGCTGCATGAGACGGTGAGATTGCCTTTGCAGCATATGCTGCAACAGGAGCGGCTTAAGCATTTGGCCAGGCGTGACCACCTCACCGGCTTAGGCAACCGGGCTCATTTCGATGACAGCATTAACACCTTTATGCACAGGGCTGAACGCGATGGGAAGGCGTTTGGCTTATTAGTACTAGACCTGGATAAATTTAAACAAATCAATGATACCCATGGGCACTGCGAGGGGGATACGGTACTGGTTGCACTTGCCAGCGCGATTCGCGTCAGCTTACGGGGCACAGATCAGGCTTTCCGCCTCGGCGGCGATGAATTCTGTTGCCTGGTGGACGATGATAAGGCCGCAACTCTGGAATCGGTGGCAGAGCGGATTCGCCACAATATGCAGTCTCAGCCAATCCTCAGCAAGCACAAGCTTACCTGTAGCATCGGCTTTAGCCTGTTAAGCGACGATGACGATGCCAGGAGGCTACTGCACCGGGCCGACAAGGCTCTGTACCGAGAGAAACACCGTTAA
- the tsaA gene encoding tRNA (N6-threonylcarbamoyladenosine(37)-N6)-methyltransferase TrmO, whose product MTTNTDAIMQIEPIGTIQTPYDEKFAVPRQPGLADTPATIRFSGDYNQMDCFRGIEQFSHLWLIFQFHQAVERGWKPLVRPPRLGGNDKLGVFATRSSHRPNGLGMSVVALQALESVDGKPMLKVCGTDLVNGTPIIDIKPYIPYADAIDNAHGGFAHTPPATELAVNYTPEAQQQLSQHSEEFRRLVHQVLAQDPRPAYQKQASSARIYGVSLQGMNVRWQVVDGQVLVLDLNDRREISS is encoded by the coding sequence ATGACAACCAATACCGACGCTATCATGCAGATCGAGCCTATCGGCACCATTCAAACACCCTACGACGAAAAGTTTGCCGTGCCGCGGCAGCCAGGCCTTGCAGACACTCCTGCCACCATTCGTTTTTCCGGTGACTATAATCAAATGGACTGTTTCCGGGGCATTGAGCAGTTCAGTCACCTGTGGCTGATTTTTCAGTTTCACCAAGCCGTGGAACGGGGTTGGAAGCCTTTGGTGCGCCCTCCTCGTCTGGGTGGTAACGACAAACTGGGTGTTTTTGCGACACGCAGCAGCCATCGCCCAAATGGACTGGGAATGTCAGTGGTCGCATTACAGGCTCTGGAGTCGGTCGACGGTAAGCCAATGTTGAAGGTATGCGGCACTGATCTGGTCAATGGTACGCCGATCATTGATATCAAGCCCTATATCCCCTACGCGGATGCCATAGACAACGCCCATGGTGGTTTTGCCCACACCCCACCGGCAACCGAATTAGCGGTGAACTATACTCCAGAGGCGCAACAACAGCTGTCGCAACACTCCGAAGAATTCAGACGCTTAGTCCATCAGGTATTGGCTCAGGACCCCAGGCCGGCTTATCAAAAACAGGCGTCTTCTGCACGCATCTACGGAGTGTCTCTGCAAGGGATGAATGTGCGCTGGCAAGTGGTGGATGGACAGGTTTTAGTACTAGATTTAAACGACAGACGGGAGATTTCGTCATAA
- a CDS encoding MBL fold metallo-hydrolase, whose product MKLTFYGVRGSIPAPGKDFIEYGGNTACVHIELNDGTDIVLDAGTGIKRLGTHLVSKDSDIHLLLSHNHWDHIQGFPFFAPIFQSDRKIFITPGCTAFQQQDDAVLRQMNGSTFPVDHHSLPSVIQILPRINRGENRQIGSATVSTQAMNHPGSGSSYLIEADGKRLAYITDNELYPPHNKHTDFLQWVEFAKDADIIIHDAQYLQTDMPTKSGWGHSVAEETVKLAMACNAKRLALYSHDHDRTDQDIRAIEQHCHDVVKLGGAELTVFAAAEGMTIDLNRPQ is encoded by the coding sequence ATGAAACTAACCTTTTACGGTGTGCGCGGCTCCATCCCGGCCCCCGGCAAAGACTTTATCGAATACGGCGGTAATACCGCCTGTGTTCATATTGAACTGAACGACGGCACTGACATCGTGCTGGACGCCGGCACGGGCATAAAGCGCCTGGGCACCCATCTGGTCAGTAAGGACAGTGATATTCACCTGCTACTCAGCCACAACCACTGGGATCATATCCAGGGCTTTCCGTTTTTTGCCCCTATTTTTCAGTCCGACCGGAAAATTTTTATTACCCCTGGCTGTACCGCGTTCCAACAACAAGACGATGCCGTGCTAAGACAGATGAATGGCAGCACCTTTCCGGTGGACCACCACAGCCTGCCGTCCGTGATTCAGATTCTGCCCCGGATTAACCGTGGCGAGAACAGACAGATAGGTTCAGCAACGGTTTCTACTCAAGCCATGAATCACCCTGGCAGTGGCAGCTCTTATCTTATTGAGGCTGATGGGAAGCGCTTGGCTTACATTACCGACAATGAACTTTATCCGCCCCACAACAAACACACCGACTTTTTACAATGGGTCGAATTTGCCAAAGACGCGGACATCATCATTCACGATGCCCAATACCTGCAAACCGACATGCCCACAAAATCGGGCTGGGGACATTCGGTCGCCGAAGAAACCGTCAAGCTCGCGATGGCCTGCAATGCGAAACGGTTAGCGTTATACAGCCATGATCACGATCGCACCGACCAGGATATTCGCGCCATTGAGCAACATTGCCACGACGTGGTTAAGCTTGGAGGAGCCGAATTAACCGTGTTTGCAGCCGCAGAAGGCATGACCATCGACCTCAACAGGCCTCAATGA
- a CDS encoding patatin-like phospholipase family protein, with protein MIQRNQFALLLSGGGARAAYQVGVLKAITELLPRNHPIPFPVICGTSAGAINATAMACFASCYHLGVRKLEWVWKNFHTEQVYQSHLLPVFGHLLGNQLQNWRSDQVPRHPSSLLNNQPLRELLHQTLDFSRIDRNILRRQLRAICVTASSYAHKESFSFFQGASDLEPWHRAQRRGVKATLYTEHLMASAAIPLVFPTIRLHEDYFGDGSIHQLSPLSAPIHLGAERILVVGVEQPQSAPNIKSGHPSSAMIAGHLLDTIFADTLHSDLERLYRINHTLSLLSHKERQQTQLKRVECLVINPTVNLNAIASDYYQSLPMGIRALMKLLGIKPDKESSLLSYLLFEGAFCQQLINIGYRDGVNRRDEIRQFLEL; from the coding sequence ATGATCCAGCGTAACCAGTTTGCTCTGTTGCTCAGCGGCGGTGGTGCAAGGGCCGCCTATCAGGTGGGGGTGTTAAAAGCTATCACCGAGTTGTTGCCCCGCAACCACCCTATTCCTTTCCCGGTTATCTGCGGCACCTCAGCCGGTGCCATTAATGCGACGGCCATGGCCTGTTTTGCCTCCTGCTACCATTTGGGTGTGCGGAAACTGGAATGGGTCTGGAAAAACTTTCACACCGAGCAGGTCTACCAGAGCCATTTGCTGCCCGTATTCGGTCACCTCCTCGGCAACCAGTTACAAAACTGGCGCTCGGATCAGGTTCCCAGGCACCCTTCCAGCCTGCTTAATAACCAGCCATTACGGGAATTACTGCACCAGACTCTGGACTTTTCACGTATCGATCGCAACATCCTGCGCCGCCAACTCAGGGCTATCTGTGTCACCGCATCCAGCTATGCCCACAAAGAGTCCTTCAGCTTTTTTCAGGGAGCGTCTGATTTGGAGCCCTGGCATCGCGCTCAACGGCGTGGAGTAAAGGCCACTTTGTACACCGAACATCTGATGGCTTCGGCAGCCATTCCCTTGGTATTTCCCACCATCCGACTGCACGAAGACTACTTTGGGGATGGCTCTATCCATCAGCTCTCGCCTCTCAGTGCTCCTATTCACCTGGGCGCAGAGCGCATTCTGGTAGTCGGTGTTGAGCAACCCCAGTCGGCCCCTAATATCAAATCTGGTCACCCCAGTAGCGCCATGATAGCGGGCCACCTGCTGGATACCATTTTCGCCGATACGCTACACTCGGATTTGGAACGGTTGTACCGCATTAACCATACCCTGTCGCTGCTTAGTCACAAGGAACGTCAGCAGACTCAGCTAAAGCGAGTGGAATGCCTGGTGATTAACCCAACGGTAAACCTTAACGCCATTGCCAGTGACTACTATCAAAGTCTGCCGATGGGCATACGCGCACTGATGAAACTGCTGGGCATCAAGCCGGATAAAGAGTCCAGCTTGCTCAGCTACTTATTGTTTGAAGGGGCTTTCTGCCAGCAGCTCATTAACATTGGCTATCGGGACGGGGTAAACCGGCGCGATGAGATTCGCCAGTTTCTGGAGTTGTAG